A genome region from Mastacembelus armatus chromosome 8, fMasArm1.2, whole genome shotgun sequence includes the following:
- the cacng5b gene encoding voltage-dependent calcium channel gamma-5 subunit has product MSACSRKALTLLSSVFAISGLGLLGVAVSTDYWLYLEEGVIMPLNQSTDIKTSLHSGLWRVCFLAGDESGRCFTIEYIMPMKVQLTSESTVNVLKMIRSATPFPLVSLFFMFIGFVLNNIGHVRPHRTILAFVSGIFFILSGLALVVGLVLYISSINDEMLNRTKSSEAYFTYKYGWSFAFAAISFLLTESAGVMSVYLFMKRYTAEEIYQARRPSFYRPRLSNCSDHSGQFLHPEAWSRGRSPSDISSEASLQMSTSYPALLKCPEYDQVSSSPC; this is encoded by the exons ATGAGTGCGTGCAGCAGGAAGGCTCTGACACTGCTGAGCAGTGTCTTTGCAATCAGTGGGCTGGGGCTCCTGGGAGTGGCAGTCAGCACTGACTACTGGCTGTACCTGGAGGAGGGCGTCATTATGCCTTTGAACCAGAGCACTGACATCAAGACCTCTCTGCACTCTGGACTGTGGAGAGTCTGCTTCCTGGCTG GTGATGAGTCTGGCCGCTGCTTTACCATTGAATACATCATGCCCATGAAGGTCCAGCTGACGTCAGAGTCCACAGTCAACGTGCTCA AGATGATCCGCTCAGCCACTCCGTTCCCTCTGGTCAGcctctttttcatgttcatCGGCTTTGTCCTCAACAACATCGGGCACGTTCGGCCACACCGCACCATCCTGGCCTTCGTCTCTGGAATCTTCTTCATCCTGTCAG gtCTAGCTCTGGTGGTGGGTCTAGTGTTGTACATCTCCAGTATAAATGACGAAATGCTGAACAGGACTAAAAGCAGCGAAGCCTATTTCACCTATAAGTACGGCTGGTCCTTCGCCTTCGCTGCCATCTCTTTTCTGCTCACTGAG AGTGCAGGTGTCATGTCCGTCTACCTGTTCATGAAACGCTACACAGCAGAGGAGATCTACCAGGCTCGTCGCCCAAGTTTCTACCGCCCTCGTCTCAGCAACTGCTCCGACCACTCAGGCCAGTTCCTCCACCCAGAGGCCTGGTCACGTGGCCGGAGCCCCTCCGATATCTCGAGTGAAGCTTCGCTCCAGATGAGCACAAGTTACCCTGCTCTCCTTAAATGCCCTGAGTATGATCAGGTCTCCTCTTCACCCTGCTGA